CCTGGGCAGCCGCCGCGTTGATCTGGGCCAGGTCCAGCCCCGAGTCCCGAAGCCGCCGCGCGTCCCGCACGCGCACCACGGGAATCACGTCCAGCGCCTCGTAGGTTTTGCGGGCCGTCCAGTCGCTCCACACCGACACCGTGGCCAGGTAGCGCACCGGTCGCGGCGTGGTGAAGTACCCCGCCAGCACGTCGGGCAGGTCGTTCGGGTGATTCCCGATCAGCAGCACCGGCCCGGTGGCCGGGATGCGCTCACGTCCTTCCCAGCGCACCTCCCGGTAGTACCAGCGCAGCGCGCGCCTGGCGACCCACAGCATGAACGGGCGGAACATCCCGTGAGCTTAGCCCAGGGGACGGGCTCCTGCCACGCACCACTCTGTAATCAGCGATTCAAAGGTAATCCCAGTCGAACGACGGTTCCGCCAGAAGCGCGAGGGTGGAGACTCAGCGTACCTCCGTGTGCTTCTGCAATACGGCGCGCGATGGAAAGCCCCAAGCCAGTTCCTCCGGATTTCGTGCTGACGCCCAGGCGAAACATCTGCGATGGATCAGGGATGCCTGCCCCGTGATCCGAGATTGATATGGAAAGGATGTTTTCCTTTGTCTCGGCATCCATGAGCACGGTGCCACCCGCCATTGAGGCTTCAGCCGCGTTGCGAAGCAGATTCACCAATAATTGCACGAGAGCGGCTCTATCCCCACGCAGGAGCACGTTAGTGGGGAACGGACGGACAATCAGGTGCATACCGAGCGTCTCAACGTACGGAACGATCGTGCTGTTGACGTCCTCCAGGACTTGCGCCAGCGAGAATTCCGCCTCTTCCGTCTTGCTTCCTCTGGCAAGTCGAAGCGCCGATGACACGGCCTCATCCAAGCGCCGGATGGAATCAGCGAGTCGCCCAACTGGCTGTCGTGCGCCGTGATCCTCGGGGAGCAAACGCGTCGCATGCTGGGCGTCGATCTTCAACGCAGTGAGATTGTTCCGTACCTCATGCGAGAGCGAAGCGGCGAATTCTCCAACAGCGGCAAGCGAGCGCTGGCGTGACAGCTCATCCAACGTCTGCCGGAGGCTGGAGGTCATGGTATTGAACGCTTTCGCCAAATCGCCAACTTCGTCGTTGGTGGACACATGCACTTCCCGATCCAGTTCACCACCGGCAACGGCGGCAGCAGCCTCAGCAAGACTTTCCAATGAAGAGGTGATTCTGCGCGCGGCAACCATCAGCACCCAGATGGTAACACCAGAAACGACGACCAGCAGCAGTATCCCAGTGGAAGCGGACCGCGCGAATGGTCTCGTGAAGGGGTCGATCGGCGCCCGCACTTCCAGGCGCAGCGGGAATCCCGGGATTTGGTGACGAATCACTTCAAGGCTCGCTGAAGCCGGCCAAGTGAATTCCGGATCGGCAACGGATCCCTCACGATCGCCGGGCATGGCACCCAAGTGTTGCTGCCATATTGAGGAGCCGCTTGAATCCTCCAGCGAAAGTGACGCGCCCGGAGGAAATGGCTTCGCCGCATCTATCGGAATGAGGCCGTGGAGCCTGACGCAAGCCTCCAACCATCCAATGCTCTCCCTCCGACTTGTGACATCAAATGCAGCGCACCAGCGCGGGATGCTCTCGGTGCTGCCTTGCGTGGTAGCGCTGCTCGGCCTGCGTGCAAGCTTTACGTCGCCACTTGCCGATCGAAGCACAACGGAGTCAATGGTGCCACTGAGCCGATCCAAGAGGTCTGACAGGTACCGTCGATCTTCTGCCTGGTCGTCCTCTGCCAGTATGCGCACTATCGCGTCGTTTGTGAGCAGCCAACCAAGCTCACCCTGCCTGTCATAGGCGAGCTGATCAACAAGTCGAGTCAGGTTGAGCGAACTCTCGACCAACTGGGTGCGAAGCAGTTCACGGCCCGCACGATGCGTGCTCCGCGTGAGCCACAGGCCAACCAAGACCAGCGGGAGCATGCTTCCGAAAACACCGGCCAGCACAAAGCGCGAGGCAAGCGGTCGACGGGCACCAACCGTTCCATTGGCTTTTGCCATGACTAGGTGTCCAGTCGAAACTTCTCGATGAGACGCGCAAGACGGGGTCTCGATACTCCGAGCATCGCGGCAGCGCGACCCTTGTGGCCGTCCACTATCTCCAGAACGCGTGTGACATGTTGGCGCTCCAGCTCCTCCAACGTCGGAATCCGAGCCGGGGTGGAAGAGGTACGAGTGCGAAGATCCAAGTGCGGCGCCCGAATGACGCCTCCTTGAGCGACCAGCAATGCACGCAACAGACAATGCTCGAGCTCACGCACATTTCCGGGCCAGGAATGTGTCTTCAGCATCCGCTCCGCGTCGGAAGACAGCTTGGCAACGGCAGTCCCGTTGGCGCTGGCAAAACGCTGCAGAATATGGGTTGCGAGCACCAGGATATCGCCTTGCCGTTCACGAAGTGGCGGCAGCAGTATTTCGACAACGCGCAGTCGGTAGTAGAGGTCCTCACGGAAAGTCCGATCGACGATCATTTCCTCGAGCGGCCGATGGGTAGCGGCGACCACGCGCGCATTGGTCCGCTCGGTGATATCCGAGCCAACTGCCTGAAATTCACGATCCTGAAGGACACGCAGCAGTTTGCTCTGGAAATCGACGTTTGTGTCCCCGATTTCGTCGAGGAAGATTGTGCCACCCTGAGCTTGTGCGAAGCGGCCTCGCCGATCTCGAACAGCGCCGGTGAATGCTCCACGAACATGGCCGAAGAGCTCTGATTCGAGCAGATTGGCAGGGAGGGCGGCACAGTTGACCGGAACGAAGGGCCCACCGGAGACGTGGGAATGCCCATGAATCGCCCGCGCGACAAGTTCTTTACCCGTCCCACTCTCACCACGGATCAGCACGGTGTCCTTGGAGCGCGCGGCTTGTCCAACCAGTTTGAAGATCGCAATCATTGATGGCGTCTTGCCGACAAGCTCACCCTCGGAAGCCAGTTTCGCTCCATACGATTCCGCGGTCTGCGCGTCGAGATCGGCGCACACTCTGTCGACAGTATCCTGAAGCTCGTCGAGATCCAGCGGTTTTACCAGAAACTCGGCAGCACCCAGTTTCATGGCTTCGACGACCGTTGGCATGTCATCGAATGCCGTCATCAGAATGACAGGAGTATGAGGAACTCGTTCGTTGAGCGCAGTCAGCAGCTCAAGACCGGAGATCTCTCCCATGCGAATGTCGCTCAACACAACTGAAGGCGCGAAGCGTGCCATCGCCCCCAGCGCTTCGGCGCCGGAGGCGACAGCCAGGACATCGTACGCCATGCCGCGAAGTGCCTCGCCGAGCGAGGCACGGATCGCTGCATCATCATCCACAAGCAGTATGCGGCGAACAGTATGGCTCATCGACGTGCTGGACTCGAGCGATCCATTCCTGACTGTGGGAGAGGTACCACGATGAACTTGCCGGATCGACCAATCGCCGTCGAGTACACGAGTTGACGGTCATCAGGGGAAAGAGAGAATGACCCCGAAGAACCGCCCAATGATGCCAACCTCCGTGAAGCGGACCCATCGAGAGGAACCTGATATAGATGGGCGCCGAGCGGATCCGCAAACTTCCGCCCTATTGTGTACACGTTCCGGCCGTCCTTCGAAAACGCCGGCAGGTTGGAGCCAAGGAGCCAGAATGGCAGCGAGATTTCTCTGGTGCTGCCACCAGTGCCGGAGGACACGTACAGTTTGCCATTCTGCGACTCGCCTCGCGCGGCCGTTGCCACCCGACTGCCATCGTGTGTCGTGGCCCACCCCCATACGGAGAAGGCAGAGTCGACCACATGCAAAACCTTTTGCGAGCCGCTGGCAGTGTTGAGGAGCGAGACCCGACCTTGTCCGTCGAGGAGAATTGATGTGTCTGATGCCCACTTCATCAGCTGAATTCCCTTGCCAGAGAACGAGGGAACAATCCCAGAAGCGTGACTCGCTCCGTTGAGCATGACTTTCCGAATACTACCAGGTTGATCCGGAGCTGCGCGCTCGACGAGAAGGATGGATTGTCCGTCGCTGGCCCACCTCCACATGCCAAAAGGACGTTCATGTCGAAAGACCTCGCGAGCGGTGCCGCTGGACACATCGACAAGGAAGAGAGAGCGACGATCCGCACTTCGTGCGACCAGCTGCTTTCCATTGGGGGACCACGCAATCGCGAGTAGGCTACCTTCGGCATCTACTTGCGTATACAGTCTGTACTGTGTGCCGTCGGTGCGTACGGTTCCCACCCGGATACTCGATCCATCGCGGGTCAGAAACGCAATGTGTCTTCCATCGGGAGACCACTGGGGCGCGAACACGTTGTCTCCCACTTCTCCGAGAGTGCGCGAAGAACCGTCAGCGAGAGTCAGCAGCCGCAACGCCGAGCGTTCGCTCCTGTCATACCAGACGATAGCTGAGTCGCCTAGGACGCCCTCATAGCGCATAGGCGAGCCCACCGGCAGGGGAAACGTGCCGATCTCGCGGCCAAGTGTGTCACACACAACACCAACGTCTCCCTCTCGCACGACACCACGCCGCGGAACCAGCAAGAGTCGCGTTCGGTCGGACGTCATGTTGGCAAATGAGAGTTCGGGTCGAATCCGAATGGTGCGCTGTTGTTTGCTGTCGATCCGTATCTGCTGGACAGTTCCAATTCCGTTCTGCACGTACAGGCTACCATCATCACGCCCCCATTCCATTGCCTCGAGCGATTGGAACCGGGCAAGAACCCTCTCAGGTCCGCCCCGCGCGGGCATCACCACCAACTCGGACGTGTCTCCAGTGATGTTGCGGCGGCTGCGCAAGTACGCCAGCCACGCACCTGTTCGGGACACCGCCGGTGCTCCGATAGCTGGCTCAAGCGAGACCCGCTGTGGAGCGGATTGGAGCGCACCGCTGTGCGGATCAACGGGGGCGGTCCAAACGTGGAGCTGATTGCTGGACCAGCCGTGGGTCCAAACAACGCGATTGCTGAGTGACGACCACGTGAAGTAGTCGCTGGTTGCTGGGGCAAGCGAGACTCTGCGGCCGCTGCCTGCGTGTACGATCTGTACACCGTCTCGAGTTCGCGCGAGGTAGAGGCGTGCGTTCGGAGCGACCGCGAACCCATCCAGCGAGTCGGTGTTCCCAAAGGTCGCGAGAACGTGCGGTACTGATGGCCTATGTCCCGGTGCACCCGTCTGTGCGGGAGCCACTGCCATCGGAACTAGGATTGAGGATGACCCAAGGGTCAGAGCGAGGATCTGCTGCCTGCTCCTGCATCCACCACGAGAAGACATCGGTTGCTCCTGGAAAGAAAGGGTCCGGACCGGCTAAGGGTCGTGCGGTCCCTCCATCTGCAGACAGCTTGCCAATCGTCCAATTTCGGACAAACCATTGCCTTGAAAGAGTTTGGAGTTTCGGCAGTGCGTCGAAACACGGAGATGATTGAACGATTTGGCCGCAGAGTGTTCACGAATCGTTCAATTCCCTCGGTCGTTCAATATTGCATGCGATCAGTAACCAACGCGCGCCTGGCGACCCACAGCATGAACGGGCGAAACATCCCGTCAGCTTAGCCCACGGATCGGCCTTACAACACCGCGTGGGCGCCGCGTTCGTCGCCCACCTCTCCACGCAGCATGCGCTGGTAGTGGGCCTCCAGCGTGTCCTTGCCGTACTGCGGCGTGGCCTCGGCGTCGTAGCGCCCCGTCTTCGCATCCCACACCAGCATGGACTCGGTGGCGTAGTAGCGGCCAATGCGCGCGAACTCCGCCGTATCACGAAGTGGCGGCAGCACCCGCGCCAGCGCCCCCAGTACGCCCACGATCACATCGAATACGCGCGGCGACACGCGCCGAAAGCGCGGCGGCTGACCAAGCAACCGAAACAGCATCTCACCCTGCGCGCGTGGCGTGAGCGCGGGACCCGGTCCACCCACCGGCAGCACCTGATTGGCGCGCGACGGATTGTCGAGACACTCCACCAGAAACGCCGCCACATCGTCATCACTGATGGGCGTGCAGGCCGTGAGCGTGCCATCGCCCACCAGCAGAAACGGCTTGCCCTGCTGCACCCGCGCCACCTGTCCCGACAGACTCTTGAAGTAGGCCGTGGGACGCACGATGGACCAGGTCAGGCCCGAACGCATGAGTGCCTGTTCGAACGCCAACTTGGCGTGCTGAAACGCCAGTCGCGGCTTTTGCACACAGATGGCCGAGAGCAGCACGAACATGGATACACCCGCCGCCTCCGCCGCGCGCAGCACATGCAGATTGGCGTCGTGCTCCACCGCCCACGCGTCGGCCGGTCCGCCGCGGCGTGACGCGAGGCAGCTGATCACCGCATCAAAGCGCTCACCACGAAACCCGTCCCGCGCCACACTCTGTGCGTCAGTGACCTGACCAAATCGCAACTCGGCTTGCGCACGAAGCACATCGCGCGAGGTACCCGGACGCACGAAGCACACGACCTCGTGCCCCGCGCGCAGCGCCTCTTGCGCGACGGCGCGGCCAATGCTGCCCGTGGCGCCCACCACCAATACGCGACGCGACGGCGGCATCGGGAATGACATTACGGCGTGCCCAGCACGCGGTACCAGGCCTGCATGGCGCGCTCCACACTCACGCGGCTGGCCATCCACTCACCCAGCGCCGGCGGCACGGCAAACGACGCCGCCGCAGCCTGCGCCGGTGTACCCGCCGCATGCCCAGCACGCGCCACCGCTTCGACATGATCGAGCAGCGCACGGTACTCCGTCATGGCTGATGCGCGCACCAGTCCACCGTGACCCGGCACCAGCACGGCGCGCGCATGGCTCAGGCGCGTGGCGAGCTGCTGCACACTGGCGGCAAGCGCACGCGGATCCGCGTCCACGTAGTTGGGGAACATGCGATACCACACGAGGTCACCCGACCAGACGAGTCCCGCGTCCTCGTCGTGCAGCGTGAGATCGCTGGCCGTGTGTCCCGCAAACGGCATGAGTTGCAGCACACGATTGCCAAGGTCGATGGTGCTGACCTCGCGGCTGCTTGTCACCACGACATCGGCAAACGCGCGCTCGAGCGCCGCACTGCGCGCCGGCGCCACGGGCGTTCCGCCAAGAGCCAGACGGCGAGTGATGTCTGTGCAGTGCACACGCGGCAGCCCGGCATCCTGTGCGTACCCCGGCAAACCCGACGCGTGGTCCACGTGATAGTGTGACAGCACCACATGCGTGGGCCAGCGGCCGGTGAGTCGCCGCGCTTCCTCTGCCAGCCAGCGCGCACCGGCGTCGCGATAGAAGCCCTCGAAGACCACCACGCCGGAGCGCCCCGCCACGATGCCGCCGTTGGCAAAGGTGGTGCGATCACCACCGGTGGGTGTCGAGATCACCGCCCAGGCATCGGGTCCCACGGCTTCCAGTCTGGCGAACGGCGTCGTGCTCACCACCGGATTGACCGGTGCCGTCCAGGCCTGACGCTGACGCCGCGGTGCACAGGCCGCATTCAGCCAGACATGCGCGACGCAGCCCGTGCCGGCCAAGGCGGCCTGTCGCAGGAACGTACGACGGTTTGTTGCGCTGGCGGGAATGGCCCCGTTGTGTGGCAGTGGTCCGGACATGAGACGCGAATCTAGCGAGCAGAGGGCCCGCACGCCGCGCGAATGTCGGGCCATCGCGGTACATTCGAAACGGGCCGACGTGACATGAACCACGTTGGCACAGACCATTGTGGTCCGTGCTTCTTCTCGACCGCCCTGACGATGGCATGCCGTGTTCCACGCGCCGCGATGATGCTGGCGCTCTTTCTGTTGACCAGCATGTCGCCGGTTATGCACACCGAACTGCGGGCGCAGAGTGCCCGCCGCCTGGATTCCGTCAACCGCATGCGCTACGCCGAGGCCAATGCCCGTCTGGGTGCACCCAAAGCTGGTGAACAGCGCGTGGTGTTCATGGGCAACTCCATCACCGAGGCCTGGGCCCAGCACTTTGCCGCGCTGTTTCCCGACAAGCCCTACGTGGGCCGCGGCATCAGTGGCGAGACCACGCGGCAGATGCGTGCACGCTTTGCCGACGACGTGATTGCGCTGGCGCCGCGCGTTGTGGTGATTCTCGCCGGCACCAATGACATTGCCGGCAACGAAGGGCCGGTCGGCAACGACGTCATTCAGCAGAACATTGCCGCCATGGCCGACTCGGCGCGCGCACATGGTATTCGGGTGGTGCTCTGCGCCGTGCTGCCGGTGTACGACTACCCCTGGCATCCCGGTCTCGAGCCCGCGCCGCGCATTGTGGCGCTCAATCGCTGGCTGGCCGAGTACGCCGCGCAGCACAACGAGGTGTTCGTCGACCTGCATACGCCGCTCGCCGACGAGCGACAGGGCTTGCCCCGGCAGTACGCCGAGGATGGCGTACATCCCAACCTGGCCGGCTATCGTGTCATGAGCCCGCTGGTGGAAGCGGGGATTCAGCGGGCCTTGGGCGCGCGCTGAATCCCCGAGTCCGCATTACCGCGGAAACGCCACCAGACTTTCCTGCCCGTTGCGGCCCACGGCCGCCACACCGAAGAAATAGTTGTCGATAATCACGTTCTCGAGCGTGAACTGATTCACGTTGCCCACGAAGCGTGAGCGGGTCCAGTTCACATCGCTGTGCTTGCGCCAGTACACGCGATACCCGATCACATCGGGGCTCGGCGAGGCCTTCCAGCGCAGCGTGGCCGACGGACGCACGGCACCAGTGATGGTGGCCGAGTCGGGCGCGGCCGGCGCCCAGGCCAGCGACTGCAGCACCGCCGCATCCAGCGCCGTCATCTTGGCCGCGTAGTCGAAGTCCACACCCTCGAGCACGTCGCCGTACTTGATGCCGTTCTGTGTGCGCAGGTCCTGGTGCTGCTTGTTGTAGTCCTCGTGCGCTTCCATGAGGCGCACCGCCGCCGCGCCTTGATTGAAGAACGGCGTGTGATGCCCGCCGCGACCATAGCGGTCGAGACGGTAGATGATGTCCACGTCGAGATTCGGGAAGTAGCGGTCGGCCACCAGATCGATGTAGCGCGCGAGCTGACGCGACGGTGTATCCAGCTCACCGCCGTTGGTGAGAATGCGCCGCAGCTCCGCCGCCGGCGTGTTGGCCGGCAGACCCGGCGCAAACACGCGCGCCTTGGTGTTCTCGTGCACACCGTCAATGCCGCGCGAGTTGCCCACCATGTCGTTGTTGATCACCGCGTCGATGCGCCAGCCTTCTTCCTTGGCCACCCGCGCCACGATGTCGCCACCAAACAGGCCCTGCTCCTCGGCCGACAGCGCCACGAAGGCCACCGAGGCATTGGGCGGATACTTGCTCATCACGCGCGCCGCCTCGAGAATGGCCGCAATGCCGCTGGCATTGTCGTTGGCGCCCGGCGAGTCGTCCTTGGCGTTCATCACATCGGTCACGCGCGAATCGATGTCGCCCGTGTGCACGATGTAGCGATTGGGCTCCGTCTTGCCGCGCAGAATCGCCACCACGTTCACCACGTTCACGTCTTCCTTGATGCGACCGGTGGGCGTGCCCTTCCAGATGTCGCTGATGTAGCGCACCTCGATGCAGCCCCCGCATTCCTTGGAGATCTTCTGGAACTCGGCGAAGATCCACCGCCGCGCAGCACCGATGCCGCGCGTGTTCGACAGCGTGTCCGACAGCGTGTGCCGCGTGCCGAAGTTCACCAGCGTGGTGATGTCGGCCTTGATGCGATCGGCCGACACCGCCGCCACGAGATCGTGAATGCGCGGGTCTTCGTTGGAGGGAATGGGCGTGGCTATGTGCGGGCGCGGTGCGGCCGGACGGGCCGCGGCACCCCGCGTGGGCTGGGCCTCCAGGGCCACGGGCGAAATGAGGGCCGGGGCGGCCAGGGTGGCGCCAGCCACGGCGAGCAGGGCGCGGCGGCCCAGGCGGGACAGATCGGACGTCATGCAGAAACCTCGGGAGGGATGAGCCCGGCCCCTCGGACCGGGAGACCTTGAGCATACGACCATCCGCCCCCGTCTGCTGGCCTCTGGGAACCGGAGCGCCCGTTCGAAGTACCTTGTGACGATCCCGCCACAGCCCGAGTTAGCTGGATGTGCCCCCTCTGGACGTGACCCCCACTGACGCCGCACTCGTTCGCCAGGTCTTGGCCGGACACACCGAGGCATTCGCTGCCCTGGTGGACCGGTACCATGCGGCCTGCCTGCGTGTGGCCACCAACCTGCTGGGCAACCCGGACGACGCCGAGGACGTGGTGCAGGACAGCTTCGTCCGCGCCTATCGCCATCTGGGCAGCTACCAGGAACGGGACAAGTTTGGCGCCTGGCTCACGCGCATTGTGGTCAACCAGTGCCGCACCCGGGCCAGCCGCGAAGCGCGCTACGTACCGTTCGACCACGAACGACCCGCAGCGGACGCCGGAGTCTTGGCAGATCGGCTGAGCGCGCCGCCCGATGTGGAGCAGCGCGAGCGGGCAGCCGAGCTGCGTCATGCGCTGGCCCAGCTGGGGCCGGAGCAGCGCGAGGCCGTGGTGCTGCGCTTCGGCGAAGAGATGAGCTACGAGGAGATGGCCGCCCTCACCGGTGTGGGGGTGTCGGCCCTCAAGATGCGCGTGCAGCGGGCCTGTGCCCGGCTGCGAACCCTGCTGTCGGAGCAGCTGTTCTCATGAAGCCGTCCATGTCGTCCTTCGATGCCGACCGCGAGCCGCTGCCGGGCTGGATGATCGAGGCCCTGCGCGCGCCGGCCACGTCCCGCGCCGATTCCCGCGCGCGCATCATGCAGCAGGTGGGTGCCCTGCCCGTTCCGCGTCGGGTGGCACTGCCGCTCAGTGCGGCGGGCCGGAGTCGCTGGCGCCGGCGCGGCGCGCTTTCGGGCATTGGCAGTGTGCTGCTCACAGCCATGCTCACGCTCATGGTAAGCGTGCGTTCGGGCAACGAGGCCGCGCTCGCGGCGCGGGTGCAGCCCTCGGCCATCGTGCTGGGTGACAGCACCGTGCCCGTGCGTGGACCCGACTCCCTCGCGCTGGTGCTGCGCGGCAAGTTCCTCGACACGCTCTATGTGGTGGAGTACGTGGTGCACGGCCGCGGCGTGCAGAGTGTGTCCGTGCGTCGTGAAGCGGCGCGTCCGCGCGACCTGGCCGCGCCAGCTCGTCTGGCGCGCGTGTCGGCCACCGAATGGCGCACACGGGCACTCGTGCCGCGCGAAGCGCGAGAGGTGGCCTTTGTGGTCAACGACATCGAGCTCGCGCCCGTGCCCTTGCGGGCATTGTAAGCTCCCGCGTTGTGGCCGGCGCAGTCGCGCCGCGCCCCCCGTCTTTCCCCACACATGATCACTCAACCTCGCGTCGCTGGCCTCAGGGCCGCGATGACCGTGTCGGCTACCTCGGCACTGTGCCTGCTGCTCGGCTACTCCCTCCTCTGGCATGGCGGCACCTCGCTGGCCGCAGCGCTCATCACGCTGGGCTACGTCGTGGGCATACCGCTGGCCCTGATCCTGCTGGCCCGCGACGGCACGCCAGCACATCCCGATGGCGAAGCGCCGCCCTGGCGCGTGGCGGGCGGAGTGTGGCTGGCGGTGCTGGCGCTCTATGTGGCGACACTCGCGCCCACCACCGCCATGTGGGATGCCAGTGAATACATCGCCGCCGCCAAGGTGCTGGGCATTCCGCATCCGCCAGGCAATCCGCTGTTCGTGCTGCTGGCGCACACCTTTGCGCTGCTGCCGGTGCCGCTCTCGTTTGCCGGCCGCGTGAACCTGCTCGCGGCCACCACCAGTGCGCTCAGTGCGGCACTCTGGTTTCTGGTGGCCTTTCGCGCGCTGCGTGGATGGCACCTGCCGCGCATGCCACGTCTCGTCATCAGCGTGGCCTGCGCCTGGATTGGTGCCACCTGCTTCACGGTGTGGAACCAGAGTGTCGTGAACGAAAAGGTGTACACCGTGGCCATGCTGGGTCTCGCCGCATCAGCGTGGGCCGCCATGCAGTGGCTTGACGCCCAACCCGGTTCACGTCGCGCCGCCAGTCTGCTGGTGCTCATCGTGTATCTCTGCGGACTGGGCTATGCCAATCACCCCGCGGGTTTTCTGCCGCTTCCGGCATTGGGTGTGCTCGTGCTCTGGCAGCGTCCACGCACGTTGCTGGCCTGGCGCACACTTGCTGCGTCAGGGCTCATGCTGGCGGTGGGACTCACCCCCTTCCTGTATCAGCCCATTCGCGCCGCCTATCGTCCGGCCATCAACGTGGGCGCGCCCACGGCCTGCGACGGACCACCGCAACTCGCCTGCACCTTCAGTCGGGACACGTTCGACAAGGTGCGCGCCAATGTCTCGCGTGAGCAGTATGGCGGTCATCGCGTGGCCGATCGCCAGGCGCCACTCAGCGCGCAGTTCGGCATGTGGTGGCAGTACTTCGAGTGGCAGACCATGCGCGACGCGGCCGGCCGGCTGCCACAGCTGCAGCAGGCGCTGGCCATTGTCCTGTTGCTGCTCGGCCTCGGCGGCGGCTTCATGCACTGGCAACGCGACCGCAGCTCGTTTGCATTCTTTGGTCCGCTGGTCTTCACACTCACACCAGCGCTCATTGTGTACCTCAACTTCAGGTACGGCGCCACGCAGGCGCCCGAGTTGGGCAACAGCGTGCCACGTGAAGTGCGCGACCGCGACTACTTCTACCTCTGGAGCTTCGCCACCTGGGGCGTGTGGGTGGGCATGGGGTTGGGTGCGCTCTGGCAGCGCGTGGCACGCCACATCACCTGGCCACGCAGCGCCTTTGTCATGAGTGTGGCACTGCTGCCCGTGCTGCTCAATGCCAACGCCGCGCCGCGCCGTGGTCAGGAGTTCACCGCGCGCTGGGGCCGCGACCTGCTCGAGTCGGTCCAACCCAACGGCCTGCTCATCACCAGCGGGGACAACGATTCCTTCCCCGTCTGGTATGCACAGTTGGTGGAGGGTGTGCGGCCCGACGTGACCATTGTCATCACGCCCTATCTCAACATGGACTGGTTCGCGGCGCCCCTGGTTCCAAACGCCGCCGGCATTCCGCCCTACCTCGAACTGCCGCAGCCCGTGCGTTTCCAGCATGCCGGACTCACGGCGGACATTCCCGCCGGTGTGCTCACACGCGATCAGCTCATGGTGCTGCAACTCATCAAGGACCGCTTCCCGCGTCAGCCCATTCACTTCTCGGTCGGTGGCTACGCGGAGTCGCTTGGATTGGGGCCGTATGTCGTCACGCACGGACTCACACAGCGACTGGTGAATGCGCCGGCGTCGGGCGAT
The sequence above is a segment of the Gemmatimonas sp. UBA7669 genome. Coding sequences within it:
- a CDS encoding sensor histidine kinase yields the protein MAKANGTVGARRPLASRFVLAGVFGSMLPLVLVGLWLTRSTHRAGRELLRTQLVESSLNLTRLVDQLAYDRQGELGWLLTNDAIVRILAEDDQAEDRRYLSDLLDRLSGTIDSVVLRSASGDVKLARRPSSATTQGSTESIPRWCAAFDVTSRRESIGWLEACVRLHGLIPIDAAKPFPPGASLSLEDSSGSSIWQQHLGAMPGDREGSVADPEFTWPASASLEVIRHQIPGFPLRLEVRAPIDPFTRPFARSASTGILLLVVVSGVTIWVLMVAARRITSSLESLAEAAAAVAGGELDREVHVSTNDEVGDLAKAFNTMTSSLRQTLDELSRQRSLAAVGEFAASLSHEVRNNLTALKIDAQHATRLLPEDHGARQPVGRLADSIRRLDEAVSSALRLARGSKTEEAEFSLAQVLEDVNSTIVPYVETLGMHLIVRPFPTNVLLRGDRAALVQLLVNLLRNAAEASMAGGTVLMDAETKENILSISISDHGAGIPDPSQMFRLGVSTKSGGTGLGLSIARRIAEAHGGTLSLHPRASGGTVVRLGLPLNR
- a CDS encoding sigma-54-dependent transcriptional regulator, whose amino-acid sequence is MSHTVRRILLVDDDAAIRASLGEALRGMAYDVLAVASGAEALGAMARFAPSVVLSDIRMGEISGLELLTALNERVPHTPVILMTAFDDMPTVVEAMKLGAAEFLVKPLDLDELQDTVDRVCADLDAQTAESYGAKLASEGELVGKTPSMIAIFKLVGQAARSKDTVLIRGESGTGKELVARAIHGHSHVSGGPFVPVNCAALPANLLESELFGHVRGAFTGAVRDRRGRFAQAQGGTIFLDEIGDTNVDFQSKLLRVLQDREFQAVGSDITERTNARVVAATHRPLEEMIVDRTFREDLYYRLRVVEILLPPLRERQGDILVLATHILQRFASANGTAVAKLSSDAERMLKTHSWPGNVRELEHCLLRALLVAQGGVIRAPHLDLRTRTSSTPARIPTLEELERQHVTRVLEIVDGHKGRAAAMLGVSRPRLARLIEKFRLDT
- a CDS encoding NAD(P)H-binding protein, with the protein product MSFPMPPSRRVLVVGATGSIGRAVAQEALRAGHEVVCFVRPGTSRDVLRAQAELRFGQVTDAQSVARDGFRGERFDAVISCLASRRGGPADAWAVEHDANLHVLRAAEAAGVSMFVLLSAICVQKPRLAFQHAKLAFEQALMRSGLTWSIVRPTAYFKSLSGQVARVQQGKPFLLVGDGTLTACTPISDDDVAAFLVECLDNPSRANQVLPVGGPGPALTPRAQGEMLFRLLGQPPRFRRVSPRVFDVIVGVLGALARVLPPLRDTAEFARIGRYYATESMLVWDAKTGRYDAEATPQYGKDTLEAHYQRMLRGEVGDERGAHAVL
- a CDS encoding MBL fold metallo-hydrolase, which produces MSGPLPHNGAIPASATNRRTFLRQAALAGTGCVAHVWLNAACAPRRQRQAWTAPVNPVVSTTPFARLEAVGPDAWAVISTPTGGDRTTFANGGIVAGRSGVVVFEGFYRDAGARWLAEEARRLTGRWPTHVVLSHYHVDHASGLPGYAQDAGLPRVHCTDITRRLALGGTPVAPARSAALERAFADVVVTSSREVSTIDLGNRVLQLMPFAGHTASDLTLHDEDAGLVWSGDLVWYRMFPNYVDADPRALAASVQQLATRLSHARAVLVPGHGGLVRASAMTEYRALLDHVEAVARAGHAAGTPAQAAAASFAVPPALGEWMASRVSVERAMQAWYRVLGTP
- a CDS encoding SGNH/GDSL hydrolase family protein, with amino-acid sequence MACRVPRAAMMLALFLLTSMSPVMHTELRAQSARRLDSVNRMRYAEANARLGAPKAGEQRVVFMGNSITEAWAQHFAALFPDKPYVGRGISGETTRQMRARFADDVIALAPRVVVILAGTNDIAGNEGPVGNDVIQQNIAAMADSARAHGIRVVLCAVLPVYDYPWHPGLEPAPRIVALNRWLAEYAAQHNEVFVDLHTPLADERQGLPRQYAEDGVHPNLAGYRVMSPLVEAGIQRALGAR
- a CDS encoding M28 family peptidase; translated protein: MTSDLSRLGRRALLAVAGATLAAPALISPVALEAQPTRGAAARPAAPRPHIATPIPSNEDPRIHDLVAAVSADRIKADITTLVNFGTRHTLSDTLSNTRGIGAARRWIFAEFQKISKECGGCIEVRYISDIWKGTPTGRIKEDVNVVNVVAILRGKTEPNRYIVHTGDIDSRVTDVMNAKDDSPGANDNASGIAAILEAARVMSKYPPNASVAFVALSAEEQGLFGGDIVARVAKEEGWRIDAVINNDMVGNSRGIDGVHENTKARVFAPGLPANTPAAELRRILTNGGELDTPSRQLARYIDLVADRYFPNLDVDIIYRLDRYGRGGHHTPFFNQGAAAVRLMEAHEDYNKQHQDLRTQNGIKYGDVLEGVDFDYAAKMTALDAAVLQSLAWAPAAPDSATITGAVRPSATLRWKASPSPDVIGYRVYWRKHSDVNWTRSRFVGNVNQFTLENVIIDNYFFGVAAVGRNGQESLVAFPR